CATTCTTTTGTTTTTTAGGAATTATGAGCACAAGTCTGTATGATGATATAGATTTTGTTGAAATTTTTGGAAGTTGGTATATATATGGTACAAGTGCATTTCACTATATCATCATACTTTTTTTATATATCAATTTTTTAAAAATTATAAAAATATAAGGGTCGACCAACCTAGTCGTAAACTAATGAAAAATATTCTTAAGACTAGGCGTACCATGAAATACTATATATGGTACAATTTGGCTTATATAATGGTTGTGGGAATGTGGGGAGGCTGGATTGCTTTAGACAATGATCCACAAACCATCGCGTTAAAGGAAATGCTTGCTCATGACCGTGGTGAGCTGCTCGTAAATATGATGGTCATGGGATTCTTTTTCGTAATTTTTGCAATCATGAGTCTCATTTTATATCTATTTTACCTATTGATTTACGGTATTCTTTTAAAGAAATTAAAACGCAATTATTACGAGTTGAAGAAGATTGAGATATAATTTCTTGTGAAATTCTAAAAACAAAAAATCCAGCTCTACCGAGCTGGATTTAAATCATCGATTTTATCTTTCTACTTAAAGGAGGTCACACCATACTTGGCGGCTTCTTTTCTAGCATCAGCAGCGAGAGCTTGTAAATTTTGAATACGTGTATCTGGGTGTGGGTGCGTGCTGAAAAATTCAGGTGGCGCTTGACCACCGCTGTTTGCTTTCATGCGCTCCCAGAGCTGGGCTGCCTCGTCCGGATTATATCCCGCGATTGCCATAAGATATATACCTATAGTATCCGCTTCATTTTCATGACTTCTAGAGAAAGGCAACATACCACCCAGCTGTGAACCTAATCCATAAGCTTGATTGATAATCTGCTGGGTATCCTGTCCTGCTCCAGCAAGTTGACCTCCTACCGCGGTGGCCGCTGCTCCTACAGCTTGCAGCTGACCAGCACTCATGCGTTGCGCACCGTGATCTGCAAGCGCGTGCGCTACCTCGTGCCCCATTACTACCGCTACACCTGTTTCATCTTGACAAATGGGTAAAATCCCAGTATAAAAAACGATTTTACCTCCTGGCATACACCATGCGTTTACCGTTTCATCTTGAACGAGATTATATTCCCATTTATATCCATTAAGATAACCTTCCTCGCCTAGCGCATTTAACCAGCGCTCGGCAGCAGTTTTTATTTTTTGCCCTACTCTTTTGATCATTTCAGATTCTGCGGTTCCTGTGATCACCTTGTTTTCAGTAAGGAATTGATCGTATTGCGCATAAGCTGTTGGGAATATCTGACTGTTTGATACAAAGTTCAACGTTTTTTTACCCGTAAAAACATTGGTTTTACAAGAGGCGGCAAAAACGATTAATGCCAGTATGAGTACGCGGTTTACGTTTTTCATTGAGTTACTTTTTGATAAGTTCTTGAATTTTTTTGATGTCGATCCCATGGTGCGATTCTGTGTGAATCACCTGTTCATTATCAATCACGATAACTTGGGGCGACTGGTGCTGGACGCTAAGCTTCTCAGCTACAGCGTTGCTCACGTCTCGATTTGCGATAAGGTCTAAAAGGTAATACACTGCCTGATCCATACCTGAGGTATAGTTATTCTCAAATTGATTGAGCGCCATGCGGCTTATTCCGCAACGTGTGCTGTGCTTAAAGATCACCTTAGGCTTAAGTTTGCTGTTCTTGATCAAATTATCTAACTGATCTATGGAGTCTAAGTGCTCCCATTCAATCCCTTTGATTTCCTCTTTAGCGATATCTCGTTGGGACTTGAAAATTTTATTTATAATACCCATAATCTTATTTTTAGTGACCAAAATAACTTTAGCCTGGCGCTATGAAGATTGATCTCGACTACTTAATGTTGTTCCGCTTTCGCGAAAGCGAGACCGCATCAATCTTAACGCAATATCAAAAATATATTTATTGCAGCAATAACTGTGATAACAAAATGATAAACCGTCAAGGTGTCATAAAAATTTCTCAATTATACTGACTTAATGTCAAAAATTGACACGGCACATCATTTGACTTAACGGAAGAAAAAAAGAAATATGAATCCCAATAAACTCACTATAAAATCACAGGAAGCTCTGCAGTTTGCGCAGCAACTTACCCAGGAAAATGGTCAGCAACAAATTGAAAATGCACATCTTTTCAAGGGTATCGCTCAGGCAGATCAGAACGTGCTTCCGTTTGTGTTTAAAAAATTGAACGTTAACCTCGATTTAGTAAATCAATTGATCGATAGTCAGATCAACTCATTTCCTAAAGTCGATGGTGGTGACCTCACTCTTTCCAGAGAAACCGGTCGGGTGCTCAACGCAGCAACCTCGCTAGCCAATAAAATGGGTGATGAATATGTAAGTATTGAACATTTGCTCATTTCAATTTTTGATGGAAAGTCTAAAACCGCCCAGATTTTAAAAGATCAAGGCATCACTAAGAAAAACCTGGAAGCGGCGATTGAAGAACTGCGCCAAGGCAATAATGTGACTTCTCAAAGTGCAGAGGATACTTATAATGCTTTGGGCAAATACGCAAAAAACCTCAACCAGCTTGCTGATCAGGGAAAACTAGATCCCGTTATAGGTCGTGATGAAGAGATACGCAGAATATTGCAGATCCTCTCGCGTAGAACCAAAAATAATCCCATGCTCGTGGGAGAACCTGGTGTAGGTAAAACCGCTATCGCAGAAGGTCTCGCCCACCGTATTGTAGGCGGAGACGTACCAGAAAATCTTAAAAACAAGCAGATTTTTTCCCTAGACATGGGAGCGTTGATTGCTGGTGCTAAGTATAAAGGTGAATTTGAAGAGCGATTGAAATCAGTGGTAAAAGAAGTGACTACCAGTGCTGGTGATATCGTTCTCTTTATCGATGAGATCCACACGCTTGTAGGTGCTGGAGGTGGCGAGGGCGCCATGGATGCGGCAAATATTTTAAAGCCTGCGCTGGCCCGTGGTGAATTACGTGCGATAGGCGCTACGACACTCGATGAATATCAAAAATACTTTGAGAAGGATAAAGCGCTAGAGCGCCGTTTCCAGAAGGTCATCGTTGATGAACCAGATACGGAAAGTGCGATCTCCATACTGCGTGGTATTAAAGATAAGTATGAAACTCACCATAAAGTGCAGATTAAAGATGATGCTATCATAGGAGCTGTTGAATTATCACAGCGCTACATCACAAACCGATTCTTACCTGATAAAGCGATCGATTTGATGGACGAGGCTGCATCTAAATTGCGTATGGAGATCAATTCAAAGCCAGAAGAACTCGATGTTTTGGATCGCAAGATCATGCAACTTGAAATTGAGATCGAGGCGATCAAAAGAGAAAACGATGAGGTAAAACTCAAGAATTTAAGGTCAGAGCTGGCTAACCTCAAAGAAACTCGTAATGAGCTCAATGCACAGTGGGAGAATGAAAAATCTGTTGTGGATAGCATTCAATCGTTGAAATCTGATATTGAGAACTACCGCCTGGAAGCAGAACGCGCTGAGCGAGAAGGTGACTACGGTAAAGTAGCAGAATTGCGTTACGGTAAAATCAAGGAGGCTCAAGATGAACTGGCAAAACTTCAAGCTCAAAATGAAGCTGCCGATGAAACCAAAGCCTTGATCCAAGAAGAAGTAACCTATGACGATATCGCAGAGGTTGTCGCAAAATGGACCGGTATACCCGTAACTAAAATGCTTCAAAGCGAGCGAGAAAAACTCTTGCGCCTAGAAGAAGAATTGGGCAATCGAGTCGTAGGCCAGAAAGAAGCGATTGAAGCTGTGAGTGATGCCGTGCGACGCAGCCGCGCAGGTCTTCAAGATCAGAACAAACCTGTGGGATCTTTTTTATTCCTAGGTACAACTGGAGTCGGTAAAACTGAACTTGCTAAAGCGCTCGCAGAGTTCCTTTTCAACGATGAAGCCTCGATGACGCGCATCGATATGAGTGAGTATCAAGAGCGACACAGCGTGAGCCGTCTGGTAGGTGCTCCTCCAGGATATGTAGGGTATGATGAAGGTGGACAGCTTACTGAAGCAGTACGCAGAAAACCTTACAGCGTAGTCTTGCTGGATGAGATTGAAAAAGCACATCCCGACACTTTCAACATCTTGTTGCAGGTACTTGATGAGGGTAGATTGACCGATAACAAAGGGCGTGTAGCTGACTTCAAGAACGCGATCATAATTATGACGTCAAACATGGGAGCTGAAATCATACAGCAGAAGTTTGAGAATTTCAATGGTGATTCTGCGAGTCTGGATAGTTTGATTGACACAACCAAGATGGAAGTCGTGGGTGCGTTAAAACAGCGCGTGCGACCAGAGTTTATCAACCGTATCGATGACATCGTGATGTTCACACCGCTTTCTAACGATGAGATAAAAGAAATCGTGGAACTGCAACTGCGCAACGTGACTAAGATGTTGTCTAAACAAGGTATCACCATAGACGCGACTGAAGACGCAATTGATCTACTTGCTAAATTGGGCTATGAACCGCAATACGGAGCACGCCCTGTGAAGCGAGTGATTCAGCGTGAGATTTTGAACAAGCTTTCTAAGGAGATTTTGGCAAATACTATTTCTACCGAGAGTATTGTTTTGATCGATGCCTTTGAAGACAATTTGGTTTTCAGAAACGAGACGATTGATGTAGATGTGGAGTAGATTGAAATAGATCTCGCTTTCGCGAAAGCGTAACTATAAAAAAGCCCGTTGAACTTTTGCTCAACGGGCTTTCTACTATCAACTTAACTTAACTATTCAACAATCAATTTCAATGCGTGAGTCTGACCCTCAGATTGAAGATTCACGATGTAAATACCACTAGTGATATTGTTGAGACTCATTCTATTGAGACCAGAACTAAGCTCACCATTTGATATCGTTTTACCAGACATGTCAGAAATCATATAGGTAACATTATTATTTATGTTTTCTGGGATCTCTATCGTAAAGTTTGCACCTCTAGCTGGATTAGGAAACAACTTTATTTGATCCAATCCATTTGCGATGTCATCGAGACTCAAGGTCATTTGAGCCTCATAAGCACCGGCATCACGAGCTGCTCCGAAGACGGGTTGACCACGCTGATCTGTAAAGGTATCGTTAGGATCACCTATATCTTGAGCTTCAGAACCTTGTGTCAAGGCGTGAGTTTCAAGACCACCTCCATTATCCTGAAGAGGTCCAAAAGCTGCATCTCTAGGATTTGCAGTAGTACCCACTAAGTCAGAACTTACTTCAGCAAATGCATCAGAATCGTCTACTTGGATTAAGTTAAATCCGTTTGAGCTGATCGATCCGGCAACATCGCCATTTGTAGCTCCAGTGTTTAAACCAACGGCAGTATTCTTGAGAGTGAAAGTTCCAGCAGCATTTGCAAGTCCTCCACCATCACCAGTAGCTGAATTTGCACCTACAGTAATCGCATTTGTATTTACACTTGTACCGTTGTTATAGATACCACCACCCATCATAGCAGCGGTATTAGAAGAAATTGTGCTCGTTCCAACAATTAAGGTACCGGTCTCATTAGAAATACCGCCTCCATTTGAACCGGATGCTTCATTCCTAGAAATGGTTGAGTCATAGATTTCAATATCTCCACCGTTGTTAAAGACACCTCCACCACCATTGTCCATCCCTGAACCATTAGCAATGTTACTATCAATTTGTGCATCAGAAACGATCATGATACCTGACCCATTCCAAAGTCCACCACCTTCACTGGCAGCAACGTTATTATTTACTGTACCACCAGAAATATCTACTGAACTATCACCTGAAACGTGGATACCACCACCATTACCTGGAGCAGCCATACCAGTTACAACACCGGTTTCATTTCCATTAAGAACCACATTTGTAAGCGTAAGTGGAGCACTATTGTTTACTTCTATACCACCACCAGCACGATTAGACGAGTTATCGGTTACAGAGGAATCAGAAACATCCACAGATCCACCCTCAGAAAGAATACCTCCTCCTGTGCTGGTACTTCCAGTAGCTGTATTATTAGTTATAACCGAATTGCTATTTACAACGAGTGATCCTCCATTATTGAAGATTCCACCACCACCTACGTCACCAGGATTAGTTGATCCTGGAGTTGATTCTCCGATTGCAGTATTCCCATCCAGAGTTACTCCTGAGACTGTCATTACTCCAGAACCATTCCATAGCCCACCACCTTCTCTACCAGCGGCATTTCCATTTACGGTCCCACCAGTGATTGAAAGGTCCTGGGGTCCAGTAATGTGGATTGCCCCACCATTACCTGGACTCGCAGCAGCATCTAGATCTCCATTTGCATCGACACCTGCACGGTTGTCATTTAGGCTTGAATCATCTATGGTAACTACTCCTGCATTTGAA
This genomic interval from Nonlabens spongiae contains the following:
- a CDS encoding M48 family metallopeptidase; protein product: MKNVNRVLILALIVFAASCKTNVFTGKKTLNFVSNSQIFPTAYAQYDQFLTENKVITGTAESEMIKRVGQKIKTAAERWLNALGEEGYLNGYKWEYNLVQDETVNAWCMPGGKIVFYTGILPICQDETGVAVVMGHEVAHALADHGAQRMSAGQLQAVGAAATAVGGQLAGAGQDTQQIINQAYGLGSQLGGMLPFSRSHENEADTIGIYLMAIAGYNPDEAAQLWERMKANSGGQAPPEFFSTHPHPDTRIQNLQALAADARKEAAKYGVTSFK
- the ytxJ gene encoding bacillithiol system redox-active protein YtxJ — its product is MGIINKIFKSQRDIAKEEIKGIEWEHLDSIDQLDNLIKNSKLKPKVIFKHSTRCGISRMALNQFENNYTSGMDQAVYYLLDLIANRDVSNAVAEKLSVQHQSPQVIVIDNEQVIHTESHHGIDIKKIQELIKK
- the clpB gene encoding ATP-dependent chaperone ClpB, whose protein sequence is MNPNKLTIKSQEALQFAQQLTQENGQQQIENAHLFKGIAQADQNVLPFVFKKLNVNLDLVNQLIDSQINSFPKVDGGDLTLSRETGRVLNAATSLANKMGDEYVSIEHLLISIFDGKSKTAQILKDQGITKKNLEAAIEELRQGNNVTSQSAEDTYNALGKYAKNLNQLADQGKLDPVIGRDEEIRRILQILSRRTKNNPMLVGEPGVGKTAIAEGLAHRIVGGDVPENLKNKQIFSLDMGALIAGAKYKGEFEERLKSVVKEVTTSAGDIVLFIDEIHTLVGAGGGEGAMDAANILKPALARGELRAIGATTLDEYQKYFEKDKALERRFQKVIVDEPDTESAISILRGIKDKYETHHKVQIKDDAIIGAVELSQRYITNRFLPDKAIDLMDEAASKLRMEINSKPEELDVLDRKIMQLEIEIEAIKRENDEVKLKNLRSELANLKETRNELNAQWENEKSVVDSIQSLKSDIENYRLEAERAEREGDYGKVAELRYGKIKEAQDELAKLQAQNEAADETKALIQEEVTYDDIAEVVAKWTGIPVTKMLQSEREKLLRLEEELGNRVVGQKEAIEAVSDAVRRSRAGLQDQNKPVGSFLFLGTTGVGKTELAKALAEFLFNDEASMTRIDMSEYQERHSVSRLVGAPPGYVGYDEGGQLTEAVRRKPYSVVLLDEIEKAHPDTFNILLQVLDEGRLTDNKGRVADFKNAIIIMTSNMGAEIIQQKFENFNGDSASLDSLIDTTKMEVVGALKQRVRPEFINRIDDIVMFTPLSNDEIKEIVELQLRNVTKMLSKQGITIDATEDAIDLLAKLGYEPQYGARPVKRVIQREILNKLSKEILANTISTESIVLIDAFEDNLVFRNETIDVDVE